From the Halalkalicoccus jeotgali B3 genome, the window CCACATCAGATATCGCTGACGAAATGGAAGTGACTGCGGCGACCATCCGAAACCGGATCAACCAGCTCGAAGAAGAGGGGATCCTTCGAGGGTACCTTGCCGACATTCATTATAAGGCTATCAACGGACTTGTCACCTATCAGCTCCGGTGTACAGCGTCCATCCCGGATCGGTCCCGACTCGCTCAGGCGGCCCGGGAAATTTCCGGAGTCATAACAGTTCGAGAGTTAATGGCGGGGTCTGCGAATCTGGTAGTTACGGTTGTCGGGTCAGACACCGCGCACATCAACCAAGCTGCGGGAGAACTCGCCGATCTGGGGTTAGAAATTGAGGAAGAAAACGTTATCGAAGGCGAGTACCACACTCCATACAATCCGTTTGGTCCGGAAAACGTGCCGAAGGGGCCGTCATTAACGGATTTCATGAGTCTTGCCGGGGACGCGGAAGTCGTGGAGTTTACTGTCTCGGAGGGAGCCGAAGTCGCCGGGCTGACCATCGAGCAAGCAGTTGAGGAAGGGTTGTTGGCTGACGAGATGTTAGTCGTTGGTATTGAGCGGGAGGGTGACGTGCTTACGCCAAAGGGGGAAACAACTATTCAGAAGGGAGATGTCATTTCCCTGTTCTCAAAAACAGGGTTAGAGAAAGACGCATTACAAGTGTTTGGTACACAATGAGGGCGGAAGAATTGAACATAGCAGGGACACTACGGAAGTCAGAGGGGTAAGTTGATGAAATGTGATCGGTGTGGAGCGGATGCATCTGTTGAGCGGTATGATGTAGACGAATTCACGGGCCTCCTCTGTGAGGACTGTGTTGAAGTGTGGGACCGAATTCAGTCGGAATGATAGACGGCGGGGTGACCTTTTGTAGTCTCCATGTAGCTATACAACCAAAATAATCTATCTCTGATAAGATCCTCAGCGATATGTTTGCATCCCTACTGAGCGGCTGTTTCACCGTAGATAGTATTTGACCAATAGAATTTCCACAGAGGTATGTTTCCTAATTGGTGGTTTGTAGAAATCCAAACGCCGAATCTGTGCAACGAGGGGTAGCACAAAATATACAGTCGAATACGGTTTATAGAACGAGAAGCAGAGGGTACGGAGGTCATATCCCTTGTTATCGGACGAATTGAGTATTTCCCAATCCACTTTTGATTAGGCCAATAATCAATAGTGGAAACAAGAGGGTCGTCGCTGTCTCCGAAGCGCAACCGCTATACCTCAGAAAAATCGGCTGTACTCAGCTCTCATCAGAAGTTAGTATGAGGTCCATTTAATCTGAAGCGAGCTATAAAGATGGGAAGGTAAGCGTCGCTTAGGTAGTCTGGGAACTACTCTGCCGCTGTAGTTTCTGTGTCGACCCAGAACTCCCAACGTCCAATGCTATCTACAACGCCGTTGGCGATGTTAGCACTGATGTAGTCCCGTATCTCCGTCGTCGGCTTCCCTTTCACATTTGGATAATGTGAAGACGCATACGCCTTTA encodes:
- a CDS encoding winged helix-turn-helix transcriptional regulator produces the protein MGYHIDEIDKRILYYLALDARNTSTSDIADEMEVTAATIRNRINQLEEEGILRGYLADIHYKAINGLVTYQLRCTASIPDRSRLAQAAREISGVITVRELMAGSANLVVTVVGSDTAHINQAAGELADLGLEIEEENVIEGEYHTPYNPFGPENVPKGPSLTDFMSLAGDAEVVEFTVSEGAEVAGLTIEQAVEEGLLADEMLVVGIEREGDVLTPKGETTIQKGDVISLFSKTGLEKDALQVFGTQ